A portion of the Oncorhynchus gorbuscha isolate QuinsamMale2020 ecotype Even-year linkage group LG19, OgorEven_v1.0, whole genome shotgun sequence genome contains these proteins:
- the LOC124006408 gene encoding NLR family CARD domain-containing protein 3-like → MCRIPAFCWIVSTALRDGAPSYFSQVTTTTLPSTARTTPAGSSDTTNNSAEKATPTPSIFSFTVPNVTLMSGDVKPITITEIYCCFLKSVLVFHGEGRSQEGCSPQRLQEAPRVLKEMRPMLRDLGALAFQGLLERRFLFDQADLSSFSLDCSGLSKAFLVEILREDRASLTYQRSFHFLHTSVQEFLAALYYVLQALSGSDPFLGLKSAVVVAMFPVALHKVLTSTANKLLTPRRLLRRCIKKAFSWGGHHQSGHMDLFCRFVSGLLVPQTCVILDGLFPGRSHIFPSLSSSSLSLPSPSPPPFTPPFLLSLLHCQLQCGRLSPERQVNVCHCLYEAQDPGLVQRLQSWLQVLAQQQVPDQSGPAKRDWSELAFLLQLIPDLQDLNLEAQGLDAEGLRRLLPVLPLFSTLRLGQNPLGPEGAVVLACALQSPDCRVERLWVVGTGLGCEGLKVLTEGLKDNHTVVDLRMAINHIGDVGAGYLADLLRTNHTLKDVRLRDNQITDKGAGLLMEALTENTTLEHLWMFDNKLSKEGVRKLKQFARSTSHLDIKVCI, encoded by the exons ATGTGTCGTATACCGGCCTTCTGCTGGATAGTCTCCACTGCCCTCCGTGACGGAGCCCCCAGCTACTTTAGCCAAGTCACCACCACCACTTTGCCCAGTACAGCTAGGACAACGCCAGCAGGCTCCAGTGATACTACCAACAACAGCGCTGAAAAAGCCACTCcaaccccttccatcttctccttCACTGTTCCCAACGTGACGTTAATGAGTGGCGATGTCAAGCCCATCACCATCACAGAGATCTACTGCTGCTTCCTCAAGTCCGTCCTGGTGTTCCACGGCGAGGGCCGCAGTCAGGAAGGCTGCAGCCCGCAGCGTCTCCAGGAGGCCCCGCGGGTCCTAAAGGAGATGCGGCCCATGCTGAGAGACCTGGGAGCCCTGGCCTTCCAGGGCCTACTGGAGCGGCGCTTCCTCTTCGACCAGGCTGATCTGAGCTCTTTCTCCCTGGACTGCAGCGGACTGTCCAAGGCCTTCCTGGTGGAGATCCTCCGAGAGGACCGGGCCTCGCTCACCTACCAGAGGAGCTTCCACTTCCTCCACACTAGTGTACAGGAGTTCCTGGCTGCTCTGTACTACGTCCTGCAGGCCCTCTCCGGCTCAGACCCGTTCTTAGGCCTCAAGTCAGCCGTCGTTGTAGCCATGTTTCCAGTCGCCCTGCACAAAGTGTTAACCTCCACTGCTAATAAGCTCCTGACGCCCAGACGGCTCCTGCGCAGATGCATCAAGAAGGCTTTCTCCTGGGGTGGACACCATCAGTCTGGTCACATGGACCTCTTCTGCAG ATTTGTATCTGGCTTATTGGTACCTCAAACCTGTGTCATCCTGGATGGACTATTCCCAGGCAGATCCCATatattcccatctctctcttcctcctctctatccctgccctctccttctcctcctcctttcacccctccctttctcctgaGCCTGCTCCACTGCCAGCTCCAATGTGGCAGACTGAGTCCAGAGAGGCAGGTCAACGTGTGCCACTGCCTGTACGAGGCCCAGGACCCAGGCCTGGTGCAGCGTCTACAATCCTGGCTGCAGGTGCTGGCCCAGCAACAGGTCCCAGACCAGTCTGGCCCAGCCAAGAGGGACTGGAGCGAGCTGGCCTTCCTGCTGCAGCTGATCCCAGACCTGCAGGATCTGAATCTGGAGGCCCAGGGGCTGGACGCAGAAGGCCTGCGCAGATTGTTGCCTGTACTCCCTCTCTTCAGCACCCTCAG GCTAGGGCAGAATCCACTGGGTCCAGAGGGGGCAGTTGTGTTAGCCTGTGCCCTGCAGAGCCCAGACTGCCGTGTCGAGAGACTGTG GGTGGTGGGGACAGGACTGGGTTGTGAGGGACTCAAGGTGCTTACAGAAGGACTGAAAGACAACCACACAGTGGTCGACCTTAG GATGGCCATCAATCACATTGGCGACGTGGGAGCGGGCTATCTGGCGGATCTACTGCGGACCAATCATACACTTAAAGATGTCAG GCTCCGTGACAACCAGATTACTGATAAGGGAGCAGGACTCCTCATGGAAGCACTGACTGAGAATACCACTCTGGAACATCTCTG GATGTTTGACAACAAGTTATCAAAGGAGGGAGTCAGGAAGCTGAAGCAGTTTGCCAGGAGCACATCTCATCTGGACATCAAAGTGTGCATCTGA